In Bacillus thuringiensis, the DNA window GTCTCCGCCGTTTTTTAAGAAATTTCTACGGAAGAAAAACTGTGAAGCTGCGATTGACATCCAAACTACGACAGCGGCCATAGCTGCAATAGATGTTAAAACTAAAAAGACAGTATCTGCCGCAAATATACTTGTTAATAGAGACAAACTTGCAAAGATTAGACTGAAAATTAATGCGTTTAGTGGCACTCCTTTTTTCGTTAACTTCGTAAAAGCTGGACTTGCCATTCCTTGTTTTGCCATCGCCCAAAGCATACGAGAATTTGCGTATAGACCAGAGTTGGCTACGGATAATACTGCTGTAATAATAACAAAGTTCATAATGTCAGCTGCATATGGAACACCAGCCACATCAAATACAAGTACAAATGGACTTTCGACTAGATTAGCCTCTTGCCATGGTAGTAAACCTACAACAACTGATATTGCTAGGACGAAGAAGAAGAGAGTTCGCCAAATGGTATTTTTAATCGCTTTTGGAATTGTTTTTTCAGGGTTTTCACTTTCTCCTGAAGCAATTCCGATTAATTCTGTTCCTTGGAAGGAGTAATTTACTGTAATCATCGTAAGAAGAACAGCTAATGCACCGTTTGGAAATAATCCGCCATTTTCAGTGAAATTGTGAAGCATTGGCGCTGGTTTTCCATTAAAGTCTAGTAGACCGAACATAACTGCACCACCGAGTACGATGAAAATAACAATGGTTGCGACTTTTACACTTGCGAACCAAAATTCTGCTTCTGCATATGCCTTTGCTGATAATGCGTTTACAAGAAAGAGTGCTGCTGCAAATGTAACACACCAAATCCACGAAGAAACGTCTGGAAACCAACGTTTCATTAAAATACTTACAGTTGTTAACTCTACCCCAACTGTAACAGCCCAATTTAACCAATACATCCAACCGACAACAAATCCAAAACCAGGTGAAATAAATTTGCTTGCATAGCTTTGGAATGAACCTGCTTCTGGCATAGCAACTGATAATTCACCAAGACATAACATCGTTAAATACATAACAAATCCACCGACTAAGAATGCAAGAATAGCACCACCAGGACCGGCGTTATGGACGATTTGACCAGATCCCATAAATAGGCCAGTTCCAATAACACCACCAAGTGCAATCATAAATAGGTGTCTACTTTTCATTGTTCGTTTTAAATCTGTTTGTTCTACTTGTTGATTCATATGCCCCTCACCTCGTTATTTTCTTGTATGTATGAATTAATTTTCATTCCGAGTTTTTAATCATTAGTGGGGGATGTGACACATACTCGGCTTATTTATTATGAAATGAATGGAGTATGTAAAAATGCGAACTATGACTAAATACTCTAAGAATGTTTTTATTAACAAGGTGATATCTTCACTATGTTAATTATTTCGATTTTAGCAAAAATATTAAGAAAAGTATATTGTTTTTTCTTTTTATTAAAAATAATTAGAATTTTATAACGATGGAAGTGTGAACAATAATTCACAGAATCTTTCTAGCAAACTAGTAAGAAGAAAGGTACAATGATAGGAGGTATGTCTGTAAAATAATAATTAATGGAGTTTTGTTTAAAATGAAAAAGTTAAAATATCTTTTTGTTTTTGGAGTTATATTTGCTGCCGCGTTTTTTATAGGAAAAGATAAAATTATGCAAAAGGCGCAAGTGTTCCGTTTAGAGTTTCTATCTGAAATGAAAGAAGCGACTATGATTGAAAATGTTCCGTTTATAAAACAGTTACCAGAATTACCTCGTGGATGTGAAGTTACAAGTTTGGCTATGTTGCTGCAATACAAAGGTATACAAGTAGATAAGATGCAACTTGCTAGCGAGATTCATCGTGTTCCATTTGAACAAAATGGTTTACGTGGAAATCCTTATGAGGGGTTCGTTGGAAATATTTATACGAAGGCAGAGCCAGGATATGGTGTATATAATCAACCGATTTTTAATTTAGCAGAAAAATATATTCCTGGAAAAGTAGCTAATTTAACAGGTAGAGACGTGCAAGATATGTATAAAGTAGTTAGTTCTGGGTCGCCAGTATGGGTCATTATTAATACAACGTTTAAGCCACTAGCTGAGAGTAGTTTTGAAACATGGAATACAAGCTCTGGCGAAGTGAAAATTACATATTTTGAGCATAGTGTAGTAGTAATTGGATATGATCAAAACTTTGTGTATGTAAATGATCCTCTGAAAAATAATCCGCGTTTGGCTGTTCCGCGAGCAGAGTTTGAAAGCGCTTGGGAGCAAATGGGGAAACAAGCAATCACTATTTTATAATAATGAAAAAGTCATCTTTTTGATGGCTTTTTATTTTTAAGTTTTAGTAACTGAAAATTCAGAAGATTCTTTTAAAAAATAACAATTCGCGTTATAATAACCTTTAACTTGGTGAAGAAGGGGCGAAGAGAAATGGATGTTGCAAAGGAACTGGTTTTATCGAAAAATCAATTAATTGAGTGGAGAAGGCATTTTCATAAGTATCCAGAGTTATCTTTTCAAGAAGAAAAAACGTCACAGTTTGTATTCGATATACTTCGGAAAATCCCATATTTAGAAGTGTCAAGACCTACTAAATATAGTGTAATGGCAAGGTTAATTGGTAAACACCCTGGTAAAACTATTGCGGTTCGTGCTGACATGGACGCTCTTCCTATTCATGAAGAAAATGAGTTTGATTTTATTTCTACATATCCAGGTGTGATGCATGCATGTGGCCATGATGGACATATAGCGATATTACTTGGAGTTGTACATAAGTTAGTAGAGGAAAGAGAGAGGGTTAAAGGAGAGGTTCGTTTTCTCTTCCAACATGCAGAAGAAAACTTTCCTGGCGGTGCAGAGGAAATGGTTGCAGCGGGTGTAATGGAAGGTGTGGATTATATTATTGGTGCTCACCTTTGGGCATCGTTAGAGGTTGGTCAAATAGGAGTAATTTATGGTCCTGCAATGGCTGCCCCAGATGTTTTTAAAATTACGATAGAAGGAAAAGGTGGACATGCTGGAATCCCTCATGAAACGGTTGATAGTATTGCAATCGGTGCACAAGTTGTTGCGCAACTTCAGCAAATTGTATCTCGCCTCACAGATCCGCTAGATTCCCTTGTAGTATCTGTTACGCAATTTCACGCTGGGACAACCCATAATGTGATTCCAGAACAAGCGGAAATTGAAGGGACAGTACGGAGTTTAAGGCATGAGTTGCGAGAAGAAACAGAGAAAAGGATTGAACGGATTGTGAAGCATGTGACGGAATCTTACGGAGCGAAATATACATTTTCTTATGAATATGGATATCGACCAGTAGTAAATGATTATGAAGTTACAGAGATTATTGAGCAAACAGCATTACAGCTTTATGGAAGGGAACAAGTTACTCGTTTACAGCCAACGATGGCTGGGGAAGATTTTTCAGCGTTTTTACAAAAGGCGCCAGGAACATTCTTTTTTATCGGAGCGGGAAATAAAGAGAAAGGAATTATATATCCTCACCACCATCCTCGTTTTACGATTGATGAAGATGCATTACCGATTGGAGTGGAAGTCTTTGTATCATCCATTATGAATTTTATAAGTAAAGGAGAATGAGATGAAGAAAATACACGTATTAGCGCTTATTCCAGTTTTTTGTTTAGTTGTTGGACCCATATTTGCTAATTCAGTTACTCCTTACGTATTAGGGATGCCATTTTTATTATTTTGGGTATTATTATCGGTGCTCATTACGTCTCTTTGTATGGGGCTTGTGTACGTATTTGATCCTGCTAATAAGGGGGATGTGAAATGACCGCATTACTTATCATTATATTATTTTTGTTTCTCGCACTATTTTTAGGGATTCGGGCACAACATGGAAAAGATATGAATTTAGAGCAATGGTCAGTTGGTGGAAGAGGATTTGGTACTATTTTTGTTTTTCTTCTGATGGCAGGTGAAATTTATACGACGTTCACATTTTTAGGTGGAAGTGGATGGGCGTATAGTAAAGGAGCACCTACTTTCTATATTTTAGGTTATGGTGCATTAGCTTATATTTTATCTTACTTTTTATTGCCGCCAATTTGGAAGTATGCGAAAGAGCATAATCTTGTTTCGCAGCCAGATTTTTTTGTGAAGAAATATAGGAGTCAGACACTTGGCATTATCGTTTCTATCATTGGGGTTATTTCGATTATCCCCTACCTTGTTTTACAGTTAAAAGGATTAGGAATTATCGTTTCGGAAGCGTCTTATGGAAGGGTATCATCAGTTATTGCAGTGTGGATTGGTGCAATTGTTATAACGATATATGTAATGGTTTCAGGTATACACGGCTCTGCTTGGACGGCCGCTTTGAAGGATATTATGATACTGTTTATCGTTATGTTTTTAGGTATATATTTACCATATCATTATTACGGAGGTTTTCAGCCGATGTTCGAAGCTGTAGAAGCAGCAAAACCAGGATTTTTATCTTTACCTGATGAAGGAATGAGCATTTCTTGGTTTGTTTCTACTATTGTATTAACAGCTCTCGGTTTCTATATGTGGCCCCATACATTCGCTTCTGCTTTCTCTGCAAAAAATGAGAAAGTATTTCGTAAAAATGCAGCAATTATGCCACTGTATTCTTTAGTTTTACTTTTCGTATTCTTTGCAGGATTTGCAGCTATCTTGCAAGTTCCTGGATTAAAGGGAGGGGATGTAGACCTTTCGTTATTCCGTCTGGCTCTTCAAACTTTTGATCCTTGGTTTATTGGGATTATTGGTAGTGCTGGAGTTTTAACAGCATTAGTTCCTGGTTCTATGCTTGTCATGGCCGCTTCTACATTATTAGCGAAAAATATTTACCGAACGATGGTCCCATCTGCTTCAGATAGACAAGTTGCAAAAGCGGCGAAATTATTTGTTCCTGTAGTAACGCTTGTAGCTGTTTTGTTCACTTTTAAAGGAGGCGAAACAATAGGAGCGCTTCTTTTAATGGGCTATAGTATAGTGACACAGCTTTTTCCTGCGCTTGTATGTAGTTTGTTTCCACGTCAGATTATTACGAAGCAAGGGGCAATTGCAGGAATGGGGATTGGATTGTTAGTGGTCGCATATATTACTTTATCTGGTTCAACTATAGCTACGATGTTTCCGGGTTTCCCTCAATATATAAAAGATTTAAATGTAGGTATAGTTGCATTGTTAATGAATATGATTGTAATGTTTATCGTTAGCGGGTTGACGAAAAATGTGTCTATAAAGACAGACAATATAATAGTAGAAAAGTAATCCGTGTGCTAGAGCTATCTTTGAAAAGAGATAGCTCTTTTTTGTATATATTTTCTTCTATTAGCGGAATCTAACTAAAAACTTGTTGAAAAGGAAGTTAGGTGGGGGAATTGTTAGAGTTAAAAGGTAACTTATTTGAAATTATGAAAGAAATTAGGGATGAGTTAGGTTCTCCTAATGATTTAACAATTAGGGAAGTTGCCCTTGCTGGTAGTTTTACACGCTGTGCTGTTATTTTTTTATGTGGGTTAACAGATAAGGATAATGTTTATAAATATGTAGTTCGCACACTTCAATATGAAGAAGTACAAAAGGAAGGCGCTGTTGTTCAAACGTTATTGGATCGTTTTATTTCTATTGCGGAAGTCGGTAAGAAGACAACGTTTCCTGATATTATAAATGCGATTTTAGCGGGAGATACAGTTATATTAATTGATAATATTCAAACCGCTATCGTAATTAATAGTAGAGCTTGGGAAAAAAGAAGTTTAGAACCGCCAGTAACAGAAGATTTAATACGTGGACCGAGGGTCGGATTAAATGAAGATATTAACGTGAATAAAATGTTAATTCGTCGTAGTTTACGTGACCCAAAGCTGAGATTTGAATCTTATATTATGGGAAAGAGGTCCCAAAAAGAAGTGACGTTAGTATATATAGAAGACATTATTAATCCTTACATTGTAAAAGAACTAGATCGGCGTCTTCAATCCATAGTGACAGATGTTATTTTTGAGACGGGTACGATTGAGCAATTAATTCAAGATAATAATTTGTCACCGTTTCCGCAGTTTTTGAATACGGAAAGGCCTGATAATATTGTGGCCTCATTAGCGAAAGGGAAGGCAGCTATTTTAGTGGATGGATCACCGTTTGCTCTTATAGCTCCGCTAGTATTTGTTGATATTTTTCAGTCTGTGGAAGATCACTATGAGCGTTGGATAATTGGGACTTTATTAAGAATTTTGCGGATGGGTTCTGGTATAGTCGCAGTTTTAATGCCAGCGATGTATGTAGCACTCGTCTCATATCACCAAGGACTTATTCCTTCTAAACTGGCGTATTCAATTGCTGGGGCGAGGGAAGGTGTTCCGTTTCCTGCATATATAGAAACATTAATGATGGCATTAACGATGGAGTTAATACGAGAAGCGGGAATTAGGTTGCCAAAGCCGATGGGACAAACCATTGGGATTGTAGGTGGTCTTGTAATTGGAGAAGCAGCGGTGAACGCAGGGATTGTAAATCCGTTTTTAGTTATCATAATTGCGGTTACAGCTATTGCTACCTTTTCTCTCCCTGTATATAGCATTACGATTACGTTTCGTATTTTACTTTTTGTCTTTGTTTTAGCAGCGACTGCTTTTGGTTTGTACGGAATCATTTTAGCGCTTATTGCACTTGCAGTTCATATTACGAATTTGAAGAGTGTTGGTGTCCCATATACAACGCCTATTGCTCCTGCGTTTTATAAAGATTGGAAAGAAGAAATTATCCGCATGCCAAAATCAATGTTGAAAGATAGACCAGAGTATTTACAAACGAAAGATTCTACAATACGTCCAAAGGAGCGAGAATAATTGAAACCATTTGAGTATGGCGATGAAGAAATTGGATCTCGGGAGCTGGGTTTTGCGGTATCGTCAACGATTATTGGTATAGGTGCACTATCTATGCCACGAGATATCGCTATGCAAACTTTATTTTCAGATGGTTGGATTATTTTACTTCTTGGCGGATTGATATGTGCGTGTTTAGGGTGGTTTGTGACTCGGGTTGCTATTTTATTCCCAAAACAAAATTTTGTTCAATATACGAGCGAGCACTTGACGAAGCCTGTTTCATACACAATTAGTATCATCTTAGTGTTAACATTCGTTGCATTGACAGCATATGAGGCCCGGAAAATCTCAATTATTTCACAAACCTATTTATTTAGTGATACGCCGATCCAATTGTTATCTTTCTTTTTTTTGTTAGTTGTTGTTTATGGAATTGCTGGATCTAGAGCTGCTTTATTAAGGTTAAATGTATTATTCTTACCTATCGTTTTAATTGCGATCGTACTGCTTTCTTTATTGAATGTGAACTTAATGGAAGTAGATAATTTACTACCTGCTTTTCAAACGGACGTCAGTCAATATGCTGTTGGAGTAAAAAATTCTATTTTTACGTTTATTGGATTTGAGGTAGCTTTATTTTATGCGGTGATGTTAAACGATACGGCAAAAAAGGCACCGATGGCGGTTGCAAAAGCTGTGATGGTAAACGTGTTGTCTTACATTTTAATTTATTTAACTTGTATTAGTGTGTTTACATATATGACAACTCGTGGATTAACATATCCAACGATTGAATTAGGGAAAGAGATTGAAATTGGTGGGGGATTTTTAGAAAGATTCGATGCGATTTTTTTTACGACTTGGATTATTACTATTTATAATACGACAGCCATGTATTATGATGTTGCATCTTTATTGTTTTGTGCCATGTTTCCGAAAGTTAAGAAACATATCTTTATTTTCGTAAGTGCACCTATGATTTTTGTATTGAATATGCTTCCGGGTAATTTAAATACTTTATCAAATTATGGAACGTATTTAGCTTGGATAGATATGGGGTTTGTCGTGTTAGCGCCTTTGTTAGTTTTTATTGTATATAAAATAAAAAGAAGGAATGGTAGAAATGAAACACC includes these proteins:
- a CDS encoding C39 family peptidase gives rise to the protein MKKLKYLFVFGVIFAAAFFIGKDKIMQKAQVFRLEFLSEMKEATMIENVPFIKQLPELPRGCEVTSLAMLLQYKGIQVDKMQLASEIHRVPFEQNGLRGNPYEGFVGNIYTKAEPGYGVYNQPIFNLAEKYIPGKVANLTGRDVQDMYKVVSSGSPVWVIINTTFKPLAESSFETWNTSSGEVKITYFEHSVVVIGYDQNFVYVNDPLKNNPRLAVPRAEFESAWEQMGKQAITIL
- a CDS encoding sodium:solute symporter family protein, which produces MTALLIIILFLFLALFLGIRAQHGKDMNLEQWSVGGRGFGTIFVFLLMAGEIYTTFTFLGGSGWAYSKGAPTFYILGYGALAYILSYFLLPPIWKYAKEHNLVSQPDFFVKKYRSQTLGIIVSIIGVISIIPYLVLQLKGLGIIVSEASYGRVSSVIAVWIGAIVITIYVMVSGIHGSAWTAALKDIMILFIVMFLGIYLPYHYYGGFQPMFEAVEAAKPGFLSLPDEGMSISWFVSTIVLTALGFYMWPHTFASAFSAKNEKVFRKNAAIMPLYSLVLLFVFFAGFAAILQVPGLKGGDVDLSLFRLALQTFDPWFIGIIGSAGVLTALVPGSMLVMAASTLLAKNIYRTMVPSASDRQVAKAAKLFVPVVTLVAVLFTFKGGETIGALLLMGYSIVTQLFPALVCSLFPRQIITKQGAIAGMGIGLLVVAYITLSGSTIATMFPGFPQYIKDLNVGIVALLMNMIVMFIVSGLTKNVSIKTDNIIVEK
- a CDS encoding amino acid permease, with amino-acid sequence MNQQVEQTDLKRTMKSRHLFMIALGGVIGTGLFMGSGQIVHNAGPGGAILAFLVGGFVMYLTMLCLGELSVAMPEAGSFQSYASKFISPGFGFVVGWMYWLNWAVTVGVELTTVSILMKRWFPDVSSWIWCVTFAAALFLVNALSAKAYAEAEFWFASVKVATIVIFIVLGGAVMFGLLDFNGKPAPMLHNFTENGGLFPNGALAVLLTMITVNYSFQGTELIGIASGESENPEKTIPKAIKNTIWRTLFFFVLAISVVVGLLPWQEANLVESPFVLVFDVAGVPYAADIMNFVIITAVLSVANSGLYANSRMLWAMAKQGMASPAFTKLTKKGVPLNALIFSLIFASLSLLTSIFAADTVFLVLTSIAAMAAVVVWMSIAASQFFFRRNFLKNGGDINDLKYRTPLYPIVPIVAFSLNFITFVSLAFIPDQRIALYCGIPFMIICYILYQLKYKKVVTFEQQINLKKEVN
- a CDS encoding DUF3311 domain-containing protein; translation: MKKIHVLALIPVFCLVVGPIFANSVTPYVLGMPFLLFWVLLSVLITSLCMGLVYVFDPANKGDVK
- a CDS encoding endospore germination permease, translated to MKPFEYGDEEIGSRELGFAVSSTIIGIGALSMPRDIAMQTLFSDGWIILLLGGLICACLGWFVTRVAILFPKQNFVQYTSEHLTKPVSYTISIILVLTFVALTAYEARKISIISQTYLFSDTPIQLLSFFFLLVVVYGIAGSRAALLRLNVLFLPIVLIAIVLLSLLNVNLMEVDNLLPAFQTDVSQYAVGVKNSIFTFIGFEVALFYAVMLNDTAKKAPMAVAKAVMVNVLSYILIYLTCISVFTYMTTRGLTYPTIELGKEIEIGGGFLERFDAIFFTTWIITIYNTTAMYYDVASLLFCAMFPKVKKHIFIFVSAPMIFVLNMLPGNLNTLSNYGTYLAWIDMGFVVLAPLLVFIVYKIKRRNGRNETPS
- the gerLA gene encoding spore germination protein GerLA is translated as MGELLELKGNLFEIMKEIRDELGSPNDLTIREVALAGSFTRCAVIFLCGLTDKDNVYKYVVRTLQYEEVQKEGAVVQTLLDRFISIAEVGKKTTFPDIINAILAGDTVILIDNIQTAIVINSRAWEKRSLEPPVTEDLIRGPRVGLNEDINVNKMLIRRSLRDPKLRFESYIMGKRSQKEVTLVYIEDIINPYIVKELDRRLQSIVTDVIFETGTIEQLIQDNNLSPFPQFLNTERPDNIVASLAKGKAAILVDGSPFALIAPLVFVDIFQSVEDHYERWIIGTLLRILRMGSGIVAVLMPAMYVALVSYHQGLIPSKLAYSIAGAREGVPFPAYIETLMMALTMELIREAGIRLPKPMGQTIGIVGGLVIGEAAVNAGIVNPFLVIIIAVTAIATFSLPVYSITITFRILLFVFVLAATAFGLYGIILALIALAVHITNLKSVGVPYTTPIAPAFYKDWKEEIIRMPKSMLKDRPEYLQTKDSTIRPKERE
- a CDS encoding amidohydrolase is translated as MDVAKELVLSKNQLIEWRRHFHKYPELSFQEEKTSQFVFDILRKIPYLEVSRPTKYSVMARLIGKHPGKTIAVRADMDALPIHEENEFDFISTYPGVMHACGHDGHIAILLGVVHKLVEERERVKGEVRFLFQHAEENFPGGAEEMVAAGVMEGVDYIIGAHLWASLEVGQIGVIYGPAMAAPDVFKITIEGKGGHAGIPHETVDSIAIGAQVVAQLQQIVSRLTDPLDSLVVSVTQFHAGTTHNVIPEQAEIEGTVRSLRHELREETEKRIERIVKHVTESYGAKYTFSYEYGYRPVVNDYEVTEIIEQTALQLYGREQVTRLQPTMAGEDFSAFLQKAPGTFFFIGAGNKEKGIIYPHHHPRFTIDEDALPIGVEVFVSSIMNFISKGE